In Zingiber officinale cultivar Zhangliang chromosome 8B, Zo_v1.1, whole genome shotgun sequence, a single genomic region encodes these proteins:
- the LOC122013586 gene encoding L-lactate dehydrogenase B-like: MARKSSSLLGLANGVSHQLFHPVPDSAPPYPAKRHTKISVVGAGNVGMAIAQTILTQHLVDELALVDRKADMLRGEMLDLQHAAAFLPHTRILSSTELDVTAGSDICIITAGVRQMPGETRLNLFQRNLALFKQIVPPVARHSPDALLLVVSNPVDVLAYIAWKLSGFPSNRVIGSGTNLDSSRLRFQLAQRLQVNAQDVQAYMVGEHGDGSIALWSSISVGGVPIGLGHLANGKKTAEAAEELEEIRKSVVDGAYEVIYLKGYTSWAIGYSVADLVRSLVRDLHRVHPVSLLAKGSYGIPEDREVFLSLPAKLGSSGVLGVANLELTEEEEKRLRSSADTLWEMQQQLDLKVKS, from the exons ATGGCACGGAAATCCTCCTCCCTGCTCGGACTCGCCAACGGCGTCAGCCACCAGCTGTTCCACCCCGTGCCGGACTCCGCACCACCGTACCCCGCCAAGCGTCACACTAAGATCTCCGTGGTTGGCGCCGGCAACGTCGGCATGGCCATCGCGCAGACTATCCTCACGCAGCACCTCGTCGATGAGCTCGCACTCGTGGACAGAAAGGCCGACATGCTCCGGGGCGAGATGCTCGACCTCCAACACGCGGCCGCCTTCCTCCCCCACACCCGCATCCTCTCCTCGACGGAGCTGGACGTCACCGCCGGCTCCGACATCTGCATCATCACCGCAGGCGTCCGGCAGATGCCGGGAGAGACGCGGCTCAACCTGTTCCAGCGCAACCTCGCTCTCTTCAAGCAGATCGTGCCCCCGGTGGCGCGGCACTCCCCGGACGCCCTGCTGCTCGTCGTCTCTAACCCGGTCGACGTGCTGGCGTACATCGCGTGGAAGCTCTCAGGCTTCCCCTCCAATCGGGTCATCGGGTCGGGGACCAACCTCGACTCCTCGAGATTGCGCTTCCAGCTCGCACAACGCCTCCAGGTCAACGCTCAAGACGTTCAG GCGTACATGGTGGGTGAGCACGGAGACGGCTCGATCGCGCTGTGGTCGAGCATAAGCGTCGGGGGAGTCCCGATCGGCCTAGGCCACCTGGCGAACGGAAAGAAGACGGCGGAGGCGGCGGAGGAGCTGGAGGAGATACGAAAGTCAGTGGTGGACGGCGCGTACGAGGTGATCTATCTCAAGGGGTACACGTCGTGGGCGATCGGGTACTCGGTGGCGGACCTGGTGCGTTCCCTGGTCCGCGACCTACACCGTGTCCACCCGGTCTCGCTGCTGGCGAAGGGGTCCTACGGCATCCCTGAGGACCGAGAGGTCTTCCTCAGCCTGCCGGCGAAGCTCGGAAGCAGCGGTGTGCTCGGCGTTGCCAACTTGGAACTcacggaggaggaggagaagcggCTCCGAAGCTCCGCCGACACGCTGTGGGAGATGCAGCAGCAACTGGACCTCAAAGTCAAATCCTAA